A region of Curvibacter sp. AEP1-3 DNA encodes the following proteins:
- a CDS encoding 3'-5' exonuclease has protein sequence MTQAPHPQLGFSFLAELPTLDLEPPKRATRNSKAAKVAKHVTPAATVTTPMDVEAMARTLEAHPDYKLQRRLKPCLNWPGAAPGEVKTILVLDTETTGLDQAKEKIIELALLRVDIDTATGLPVGPVQVYDGLEDPGKAIPPDVVAITGIQDADVQGQALDEARVAELMQGVDVVIAHNAGFDRPFVESRLPAFAALPWACSFADLDWKSMGRSSAKLESLAQELGLFYDAHRAEMDCHALLAVLAAPLPQTQSTSPGANRTGLAHLLQSARNPSYRLSATNAPFEAKDLLKARGYRWNADQRVWATRLSDDAALHAEFDWLRQQVYHGRHAAVQVEKMDALTKYSSRSGQTTHQQL, from the coding sequence GTGACCCAAGCCCCCCATCCCCAACTCGGCTTCTCTTTCTTGGCTGAATTGCCCACACTCGATCTGGAGCCGCCCAAGCGAGCCACTCGCAATTCCAAGGCAGCCAAAGTCGCCAAACACGTGACACCTGCAGCCACAGTGACGACGCCCATGGATGTGGAAGCCATGGCCCGAACGCTCGAGGCGCACCCGGACTACAAGCTGCAGCGCAGGTTGAAGCCTTGCCTGAATTGGCCCGGCGCAGCGCCGGGCGAGGTGAAAACCATTCTGGTGCTGGACACGGAAACCACAGGCTTGGATCAGGCCAAAGAAAAGATCATCGAACTCGCCCTATTGAGGGTGGATATCGACACCGCCACGGGCCTGCCCGTGGGCCCCGTGCAGGTGTATGACGGCTTGGAGGACCCGGGCAAAGCCATTCCGCCCGATGTAGTGGCGATCACCGGGATTCAGGACGCAGATGTGCAGGGCCAAGCACTGGATGAGGCGCGCGTGGCAGAACTCATGCAAGGGGTGGACGTGGTCATCGCCCACAACGCAGGGTTTGACCGTCCGTTTGTGGAGAGCCGCCTGCCGGCCTTTGCGGCGCTGCCCTGGGCGTGCTCGTTTGCTGATCTGGATTGGAAGTCAATGGGCCGCAGCTCCGCCAAACTGGAGAGCCTGGCGCAAGAGCTGGGCTTGTTTTACGACGCACACCGCGCTGAGATGGATTGCCACGCCTTGCTGGCAGTGTTGGCCGCCCCTTTGCCGCAAACCCAGTCAACGTCCCCGGGCGCAAACCGTACAGGCTTGGCCCATTTGCTGCAGTCCGCGCGCAACCCGAGCTATCGCTTAAGCGCGACGAACGCACCGTTTGAAGCCAAGGACCTGCTCAAAGCACGGGGCTACCGTTGGAATGCCGATCAGCGTGTGTGGGCCACCCGTTTGAGTGACGACGCTGCGTTACATGCAGAGTTTGATTGGCTGCGTCAGCAGGTCTATCACGGCCGGCACGCTGCGGTGCAGGTCGAGAAGATGGATGCATTGACGAAGTACTCCAGCCGCAGCGGTCAGACGACCCATCAACAGCTGTAA
- a CDS encoding MOSC domain-containing protein: MNCQLLSVQTGTARKVQIQGRSILTAIRKTTVTGPVPVMPLGLLGDEQADPSVHGGLDKAVYAYPSEHYEFWREARREAGVADIDDQLPLGAMGENLTLSGLLEQDVWVGDVLRFQHCALRVVQPREPCFKFNAAMGFSSAVKAMALSGRCGFYLAVDVPGTVEAGESFTVQPGPRQMGIPELFKAKLFKHLR; this comes from the coding sequence ATGAACTGCCAACTGCTCAGTGTGCAAACCGGCACTGCCCGCAAGGTGCAGATCCAGGGGCGCAGCATTCTGACGGCGATCCGCAAAACCACGGTGACCGGCCCGGTGCCGGTGATGCCTCTGGGGCTGTTGGGCGACGAACAGGCCGACCCGTCGGTTCACGGGGGCTTGGACAAGGCGGTCTACGCCTATCCCTCAGAACACTACGAGTTCTGGCGCGAGGCGCGTCGGGAGGCGGGCGTGGCCGACATCGATGATCAACTGCCCCTCGGTGCCATGGGGGAGAACCTCACGTTGTCCGGTCTGCTGGAGCAGGATGTGTGGGTGGGCGATGTGCTGCGGTTTCAACACTGTGCCTTGCGGGTGGTGCAGCCGCGGGAGCCGTGCTTCAAGTTCAATGCGGCAATGGGCTTCAGCTCGGCGGTGAAAGCCATGGCCCTGAGCGGGCGCTGCGGGTTTTACCTTGCGGTGGATGTGCCAGGTACTGTGGAAGCGGGCGAGTCTTTCACAGTGCAGCCCGGGCCCCGGCAGATGGGCATCCCCGAGCTGTTCAAGGCCAAGTTGTTCAAGCACCTGCGCTAG
- a CDS encoding chemotaxis protein, with the protein MSTPLNTKTAPSSSHTADSKFQLLLFRLGDSAGSGRSELFGINVFKVREIVVAPEITSIVNAPAHAMGLANVRGQLIPVIDLPALSGCVPKTNSKIVLVTEFARTTQAFLVDEVVEIIQLDWKHLLAADNNSSGLLSGVARIDGDVADSRLAQVLDVEQIIRNVFPNSQTDSANSNIQKIKLPEGTSILFADDSAIARMLVEESLKTMGVAYSAVKNGKEAWERLGQIHSDAVNHGKRAKDKVALVLTDLEMPEMDGFTLTRSIKNDSRFAGIPVIVYSSLTGSASEGHASGVGADAYVAKFEPNELANAISTTLTRG; encoded by the coding sequence ATGAGCACGCCACTCAACACCAAAACAGCGCCTAGCAGCAGCCACACCGCCGACAGCAAGTTCCAGCTGCTGCTCTTCCGACTCGGTGACTCTGCCGGCAGCGGGCGCAGCGAGCTCTTCGGCATCAATGTGTTCAAGGTGCGTGAAATTGTGGTCGCCCCTGAAATCACCAGCATCGTCAATGCTCCGGCCCATGCCATGGGCTTGGCCAATGTGCGGGGGCAATTGATTCCAGTCATTGACCTGCCCGCCTTGTCCGGTTGCGTGCCCAAAACCAACTCCAAGATCGTGCTGGTTACAGAGTTCGCACGCACAACCCAAGCCTTCCTGGTGGATGAAGTGGTAGAGATCATCCAGCTGGACTGGAAACACCTTCTGGCCGCAGACAACAACAGCTCAGGTCTGCTCTCCGGCGTGGCCCGGATTGATGGCGATGTCGCGGATTCGCGTCTCGCACAGGTGCTCGATGTAGAGCAGATCATCCGCAACGTATTCCCAAATTCACAAACGGACTCTGCCAACAGCAACATCCAGAAAATCAAGCTGCCCGAGGGCACCAGCATCTTGTTTGCGGACGACTCTGCCATTGCCCGCATGCTGGTGGAAGAGAGCCTCAAGACCATGGGTGTGGCTTATTCAGCAGTGAAGAACGGCAAAGAAGCGTGGGAGCGCTTGGGTCAAATCCACAGCGATGCCGTCAACCATGGCAAGCGCGCCAAAGACAAGGTGGCCCTGGTGCTGACCGACTTGGAAATGCCGGAGATGGATGGCTTCACCCTCACCCGCAGCATCAAGAATGACAGCCGCTTTGCAGGCATTCCGGTCATCGTGTATTCGTCGCTCACCGGCAGCGCCAGTGAAGGCCACGCCAGTGGTGTGGGGGCGGACGCCTATGTCGCTAAGTTCGAACCCAACGAACTGGCCAACGCGATCAGCACCACCCTGACCCGGGGTTGA
- a CDS encoding IclR family transcriptional regulator, translated as MTDKELKPRGRRPKTEEIDESGLPPEDRYRAPALDKGLDILELLASQAHGLTRAEIVKEMDRSASEIYRMLERLVARQYVMRNPSGDRYALSLKLFALANMHPPLSRLINQALPVMDEFTRKAEQSCHMGVYDRGNVLISAQISSPSGWSFSVQRGARVGLLDTASGHLLLAYANPDSYQRMLAEHTPLDGEVPISHEKLAATLQSIRDQGYLERDSAQTFGVTDVSFPILGPDNTALATLTCPYIRRIDRHVGPDIAQVRQFLREAAKTLSFSQSAVHGKG; from the coding sequence ATGACCGACAAAGAATTGAAGCCCCGTGGCAGACGCCCCAAAACCGAAGAGATTGATGAGTCCGGCCTCCCCCCAGAGGACCGTTACCGGGCCCCTGCCCTGGACAAAGGCTTGGACATTCTGGAGCTGCTGGCGAGTCAAGCCCACGGCCTGACCCGCGCGGAAATCGTGAAAGAGATGGACCGGAGCGCCAGCGAGATCTACCGCATGCTGGAGCGCCTGGTGGCGCGACAGTATGTGATGCGCAACCCGTCCGGTGACCGCTATGCCCTCAGCCTCAAACTGTTTGCATTAGCGAACATGCACCCCCCCCTCAGCCGCCTGATTAACCAGGCGTTGCCGGTCATGGACGAGTTCACCCGCAAGGCCGAACAAAGCTGCCACATGGGTGTGTATGACCGCGGCAATGTGCTCATCAGCGCCCAAATCAGCAGCCCCAGCGGATGGAGCTTTTCGGTACAACGCGGTGCGCGCGTGGGTTTGCTCGACACGGCGTCCGGCCATTTGCTGCTGGCGTATGCCAACCCCGACAGTTATCAGCGCATGCTGGCCGAGCACACCCCTCTGGATGGCGAGGTCCCGATTTCGCACGAAAAACTTGCTGCCACCCTGCAGTCCATCCGCGATCAAGGTTACCTGGAGCGGGACAGTGCGCAGACTTTCGGCGTGACGGATGTTTCATTCCCTATCCTGGGACCGGACAACACAGCGCTGGCGACCTTGACCTGCCCCTACATCCGGCGGATTGACCGTCACGTGGGGCCTGATATCGCCCAAGTGCGCCAGTTCCTGAGAGAAGCTGCAAAAACCCTGTCTTTTAGCCAAAGCGCTGTCCACGGAAAGGGTTAA
- a CDS encoding SDR family oxidoreductase — translation MGVGRLEGKTVLITAAAQGIGRASALACAREGAHVIATDINAAFLETLAAEHPSIRTSVLDVRSNEAVSALAASMPALDALFNCAGMVANGSVLDCTEADWDLSFDLNVKSMFRMTRAFLPGMLAKAAAEQGSVSIINMASMASSIKGFANRCAYGATKAAVIGLTKSLAADYVKAGLRANALCPGTVDTPSLRGRIASAADPVQAEKDFIARQPMGRLALVEDIAPMVVYLASDESRFVTGQTMLVDGGVTI, via the coding sequence ATGGGTGTAGGCAGGTTGGAAGGTAAAACGGTGTTGATCACGGCGGCTGCACAGGGCATAGGTCGTGCCAGTGCGCTGGCCTGTGCGCGGGAAGGTGCCCATGTCATCGCTACCGATATCAATGCAGCTTTTCTGGAGACGCTGGCTGCTGAGCATCCATCCATTCGTACTTCGGTGTTGGATGTGCGGAGCAACGAAGCCGTTTCTGCACTGGCAGCAAGCATGCCTGCATTGGATGCCTTGTTCAATTGCGCCGGAATGGTGGCCAACGGATCGGTGTTGGACTGCACCGAAGCAGACTGGGACTTGAGCTTCGACTTGAATGTGAAAAGCATGTTCCGGATGACGCGGGCATTCCTGCCGGGCATGCTGGCCAAGGCCGCTGCCGAGCAGGGCAGTGTGTCCATCATCAACATGGCATCCATGGCGTCCAGCATTAAAGGCTTTGCCAATCGTTGTGCGTATGGAGCCACCAAGGCCGCAGTGATCGGTTTGACCAAATCCCTTGCGGCAGACTACGTAAAGGCAGGCCTGCGTGCCAATGCCTTGTGCCCCGGCACGGTAGACACACCTTCTTTGCGGGGGCGCATTGCCTCTGCAGCAGACCCTGTGCAGGCGGAAAAGGACTTCATTGCCCGCCAACCCATGGGTCGTCTGGCGCTGGTGGAAGATATCGCGCCCATGGTGGTCTACCTTGCAAGTGATGAATCGCGTTTCGTGACGGGGCAAACGATGCTGGTGGATGGTGGTGTCACGATCTGA
- a CDS encoding sugar ABC transporter ATP-binding protein — MVVSRSDAGYMMSNSTMSTAPLIEVRQLSKSFPGVKALDRVRFDLLGGEVHALMGENGAGKSTLMKILAGVYQKDDGEVLVDGKAVDIHSPAHAQSLAIGIIHQELHLMPHLTAAQNIFLGREPRKAGGWLLDEAKLNEDTHALFARLNLRMEPSTRIGDLTVAKQQMVEIAKALSFKSRVLIMDEPTAALNNAEIEELFRIIRQLKSEGVGIVYISHKMDEIQRIADRITVMRDGSYIDTVPANTPMSQVIAMMVGRQLEQSDKHIPDTSANEVLLEVLALNRGRAIRDVSFRVRRGEILGFAGLMGAGRTEVARAVFGADPVDSGEVRVAGKPVLLRSPKDAVNAGIGYLSEDRKHFGLATGMDVAANITLPSLSRWLRWGVFLNQSAIADVSRTMVDKLRIKTPSIHQMSKLLSGGNQQKVVIAKWLVQDCEVLIFDEPTRGIDVGAKSEIYKLLNDLAAQGRAIVVISSELPEVLLLSHRILVMCEGRITGEVRGDEATQENLMELATRRETMAT; from the coding sequence ATGGTGGTGTCACGATCTGACGCCGGGTACATGATGAGCAACTCCACCATGTCGACGGCGCCACTGATCGAGGTTCGTCAACTCAGCAAGTCATTCCCTGGAGTGAAGGCACTTGACCGTGTGCGCTTTGATCTGTTGGGCGGTGAAGTGCATGCCCTGATGGGCGAGAACGGCGCGGGTAAATCGACCCTGATGAAGATTCTGGCGGGCGTTTACCAGAAAGATGACGGTGAAGTGCTGGTGGATGGAAAGGCGGTGGACATTCACAGTCCAGCCCACGCGCAGTCGCTGGCCATCGGCATCATTCACCAGGAGCTGCATCTGATGCCGCATTTGACGGCGGCACAAAACATCTTTCTCGGGCGTGAGCCGCGCAAGGCGGGAGGTTGGTTGCTGGACGAGGCCAAACTCAACGAGGATACGCATGCATTGTTTGCGCGCCTGAATCTGCGCATGGAGCCATCGACCCGGATTGGGGACCTCACGGTGGCCAAACAGCAGATGGTGGAAATTGCGAAAGCACTCTCTTTCAAATCGCGTGTGCTCATCATGGATGAGCCGACCGCCGCCTTGAACAATGCGGAGATTGAAGAGCTGTTCCGCATCATCCGCCAGCTCAAGAGCGAAGGTGTTGGCATCGTCTACATCTCGCACAAGATGGACGAGATTCAGCGCATTGCAGACCGCATCACCGTGATGCGGGACGGAAGTTACATCGACACCGTACCTGCAAATACACCCATGTCTCAAGTGATAGCGATGATGGTGGGGCGCCAGCTGGAGCAATCGGACAAGCACATACCTGATACCTCTGCCAATGAGGTGCTGTTGGAAGTGCTGGCGCTCAACCGCGGTCGCGCCATCCGGGATGTGAGTTTTCGCGTACGCCGTGGCGAGATTCTGGGCTTTGCCGGGCTGATGGGTGCAGGTCGTACCGAAGTGGCACGTGCCGTATTCGGTGCGGACCCCGTGGATTCGGGGGAAGTACGTGTCGCCGGCAAGCCAGTCCTATTGCGTTCACCGAAAGATGCGGTGAATGCAGGGATTGGCTACTTGTCGGAGGACCGCAAGCATTTCGGTTTGGCTACCGGCATGGACGTAGCGGCCAACATTACTCTGCCTAGTCTGTCACGCTGGTTACGTTGGGGCGTTTTCTTGAACCAGAGTGCCATCGCCGATGTTTCCCGCACGATGGTGGACAAGCTGCGCATCAAGACGCCCTCCATTCACCAGATGTCCAAGTTGCTGTCCGGCGGTAACCAACAGAAGGTGGTGATCGCGAAATGGCTGGTGCAGGACTGTGAAGTACTGATTTTTGATGAGCCCACACGCGGTATCGATGTGGGGGCCAAAAGCGAAATCTACAAGTTACTGAATGATTTGGCCGCACAAGGGCGGGCGATTGTGGTGATCTCCAGCGAGTTGCCGGAGGTGCTGCTGCTGAGCCACCGCATCCTGGTGATGTGCGAAGGACGGATTACCGGTGAAGTGCGCGGCGATGAAGCCACTCAGGAAAACCTGATGGAACTCGCCACGCGGAGGGAAACCATGGCGACTTGA
- a CDS encoding ABC transporter permease, protein MNAKKDSTEPVRAGGGQAKQKLLAFASLIALILVFTVLKPDAFMTQDNIIGILQSTTVIGVLAIASTFIIITSGIDLSVGVLMTFCAVMAGVFMVNLGLPMPLGIALAIGMGCVCGALSGLAITKLKVPPFIATLGMMMLLKGVSLIITNTRPIYFSDVEGFDQIALGSLIGELIPSLPIPNGVLIMFIVAVVCAIVLNKTALGRYTFALGSNEEAVRLSGVNVDRWKVIIYTFAGGICGISGLLIASRLNSAQPALGQGYELDAIAAVVIGGTSLSGGVGTILGTIIGAFIMSVLINGLRIMSVAQEWQMVLTGLIIILAVYTDNLRRNKK, encoded by the coding sequence ATGAATGCCAAGAAAGACTCTACAGAACCGGTTCGCGCGGGAGGAGGGCAGGCCAAGCAGAAACTGCTGGCCTTCGCCAGCCTGATTGCACTGATTCTGGTATTCACCGTGCTCAAGCCCGACGCCTTCATGACGCAGGACAACATCATCGGTATTTTGCAATCGACCACCGTGATCGGAGTTCTGGCGATCGCAAGTACCTTCATCATCATCACCTCAGGGATCGACCTGTCGGTCGGTGTGCTGATGACCTTCTGCGCTGTGATGGCGGGGGTATTTATGGTGAACCTGGGCTTGCCGATGCCGCTGGGCATTGCGCTGGCAATTGGTATGGGGTGTGTTTGCGGCGCCCTGTCGGGACTTGCCATTACCAAACTGAAAGTACCTCCCTTTATTGCGACCCTGGGCATGATGATGTTGCTCAAAGGCGTTTCACTGATCATCACGAATACCCGTCCGATCTACTTCAGTGATGTGGAAGGCTTTGACCAGATCGCGCTGGGCTCACTGATCGGCGAGCTGATTCCCTCACTGCCCATTCCCAACGGTGTGTTGATCATGTTCATCGTGGCGGTGGTGTGTGCCATTGTGCTGAACAAAACTGCCTTGGGGCGCTACACCTTTGCACTGGGCAGCAACGAAGAGGCCGTGCGCTTATCCGGCGTGAATGTGGACCGCTGGAAGGTCATCATCTACACCTTTGCAGGCGGCATCTGCGGCATTTCCGGTTTGTTGATTGCCTCGCGATTGAACTCTGCGCAGCCCGCTTTGGGGCAGGGTTATGAGCTGGATGCGATTGCCGCAGTGGTGATCGGCGGCACGTCGCTCAGCGGTGGGGTGGGCACGATTCTGGGCACCATCATTGGCGCCTTCATCATGAGTGTTCTTATCAATGGTCTGCGCATCATGTCGGTTGCCCAGGAGTGGCAGATGGTGTTGACAGGTCTCATCATCATTCTCGCGGTCTACACCGACAACCTGCGCCGCAACAAGAAATAA
- a CDS encoding ABC transporter substrate-binding protein — protein MNAKRQLLALTAGLALAGFSSFATAQEIYIPLISKGFQHQFWQAVKQGADQAAKDYKVKVTFEGPETEQQVDKQIDMLSAALAKNPKAIGFAALDSKAAIPLLKKAQAAKIPVIAFDSGVDSDIVVTTAQTDSKAAAALAADKMAEKIGGEGEVAVIGHDQTSTTGTGRRDGFVDRIKAKYPKIKVVDIQYGGGDHLKSAEIAKTLTQAYPKLKGIFGTNEGSAIGAGKGLKEAKKTGVVIIGFDSGKAQKDMINDGTIAGAITQNPVGIGYKTVEAAVKALKGEKLPKIIDTGFYYYDKTNMKDAKIAAVLYD, from the coding sequence ATGAATGCAAAACGTCAATTGCTGGCACTGACCGCCGGCCTCGCACTGGCTGGCTTTTCCAGCTTCGCTACCGCACAGGAAATCTATATTCCCTTGATCTCCAAAGGCTTCCAGCACCAGTTCTGGCAAGCCGTGAAGCAAGGTGCTGACCAGGCTGCCAAAGACTACAAAGTCAAGGTAACTTTTGAGGGCCCGGAGACCGAGCAGCAAGTGGACAAGCAGATCGACATGCTCTCCGCTGCATTGGCCAAAAATCCCAAGGCTATCGGCTTTGCTGCACTGGATAGCAAGGCCGCCATTCCCCTGCTGAAAAAGGCTCAGGCTGCCAAGATTCCGGTCATTGCTTTTGACTCGGGTGTGGACAGCGACATTGTGGTGACGACTGCGCAAACTGACAGCAAGGCTGCAGCGGCTTTGGCGGCTGACAAGATGGCTGAAAAAATCGGTGGCGAAGGTGAAGTGGCAGTTATCGGGCACGACCAGACCAGCACCACCGGTACCGGTCGCCGCGACGGTTTTGTGGACCGGATCAAGGCCAAGTACCCCAAGATTAAGGTGGTGGATATCCAGTACGGCGGTGGTGACCACTTGAAGTCGGCTGAAATTGCCAAGACGCTGACCCAAGCCTATCCCAAGCTCAAGGGTATCTTCGGCACCAATGAAGGCTCCGCGATCGGCGCCGGCAAGGGCCTGAAAGAAGCCAAGAAAACTGGTGTAGTCATCATCGGTTTTGATTCAGGCAAAGCCCAGAAGGACATGATCAACGACGGCACCATTGCCGGCGCGATCACCCAGAACCCCGTGGGTATCGGCTACAAGACGGTAGAAGCAGCTGTGAAGGCGCTCAAGGGTGAGAAGTTGCCCAAGATCATCGACACCGGTTTCTACTACTACGACAAAACCAACATGAAGGACGCCAAGATCGCGGCCGTTCTTTACGACTGA
- a CDS encoding fumarylacetoacetate hydrolase family protein: protein MKLVRYGLPGQEKPGVLDAQGRVRDLSAHITDVGGAALLPESLARLRGVVVEGLPLVDGIPQKDLRLGACVGNVGKFICIGLNYSDHAAESGMQVPPEPVVFNKWTSAIVGPDDAVEIPRGSVKTDWEVELGVVIGKGGRYIDESAAMSHVAGYCVVNDVSEREYQLDRSGTWDKGKGCDTFGPTGPWLVTADEIPDPQALSMWLDVDGKRYQNGSTSTMVYGVKFLISYLSRFMSLQPGDVISTGTPPGVGMGQKPPVYLRAGQTIHLGIEGLGSQTQITKQA from the coding sequence GTGAAACTAGTACGCTACGGATTGCCAGGCCAGGAAAAGCCCGGTGTGTTGGATGCCCAAGGCCGGGTGCGCGATCTGTCCGCACACATTACCGATGTCGGCGGTGCTGCCTTGCTGCCTGAAAGCCTTGCCCGTCTGCGTGGCGTAGTCGTTGAAGGTCTGCCTTTGGTAGATGGAATCCCCCAGAAAGATTTGCGCCTCGGTGCCTGTGTGGGTAACGTAGGCAAGTTCATTTGCATCGGGTTGAACTATTCCGATCACGCGGCGGAGAGTGGCATGCAGGTTCCACCGGAGCCTGTAGTGTTCAACAAATGGACGAGCGCCATCGTCGGGCCGGATGATGCGGTGGAGATTCCCCGTGGATCCGTGAAGACCGACTGGGAAGTGGAGCTCGGCGTGGTCATCGGCAAAGGCGGCCGGTACATTGACGAATCTGCTGCAATGTCCCATGTTGCTGGCTATTGCGTAGTGAACGATGTGTCTGAGCGCGAGTACCAGCTCGACCGCAGTGGTACCTGGGACAAGGGCAAGGGTTGCGATACCTTCGGTCCCACGGGCCCCTGGCTGGTGACCGCAGATGAGATACCCGATCCACAGGCTTTGTCCATGTGGCTGGACGTGGATGGCAAGCGTTACCAAAACGGAAGCACGTCCACGATGGTGTACGGCGTGAAGTTCCTCATCTCGTATCTCAGTCGATTCATGAGCTTGCAACCCGGCGACGTGATTTCTACAGGTACCCCACCCGGCGTCGGCATGGGGCAGAAACCTCCGGTTTACCTGCGTGCAGGTCAAACCATTCACCTGGGCATCGAGGGCCTGGGAAGCCAAACACAGATAACCAAACAGGCCTGA
- a CDS encoding L-fuconate dehydratase has translation MTQVTGMRVVDVRFPTSQHLDGSDAMNPDPDYSAAYVILETDRPGVEGHGLTFTIGRGNEICCAAIEAMRHLVVGLDMDWVAADMGRFWRTITSDSQLRWIGPDKGAIHLATGAVVNAVWDLWAKLEGVPVWELVARMSPEELVKLIDFRYITDCVTPEEALALLRERAVGKAERMETLRREGYPCYTTSAGWLGYDDDKLRRLCKEATDAGFNHIKLKVGRDKADDIRRLRIAREVLGPERHLMIDANQVWEVNQAVEWVRELAFAKPWFIEEPTSPDDIEGHRVIREGVHPVKVATGEMCQNRIIFKQLIMRGAIDVVQIDSCRLGGVNEILAVMLMAAKYNLPVCPHAGGVGLCEYVQHLSMIDYLCIAGTREGRVIEFVDHLHEHFLEPCVIENAAYMPPKAPGFSIEMKAESLLHYTYKPRMAAA, from the coding sequence ATGACCCAAGTCACCGGCATGCGCGTCGTGGACGTGCGCTTTCCTACGTCCCAACATTTGGATGGCTCGGATGCGATGAACCCGGATCCGGACTATTCCGCAGCCTACGTGATCCTTGAAACCGACCGTCCGGGCGTGGAGGGTCACGGCTTGACGTTCACCATCGGGCGCGGCAATGAGATCTGCTGTGCTGCGATCGAGGCCATGCGGCATCTGGTGGTTGGACTGGACATGGATTGGGTAGCTGCCGACATGGGGCGCTTCTGGCGCACCATCACCTCTGACAGCCAGCTGCGCTGGATTGGCCCGGACAAGGGGGCCATTCACCTGGCGACTGGTGCAGTCGTGAATGCGGTTTGGGACTTGTGGGCCAAGCTCGAAGGTGTGCCGGTTTGGGAGCTGGTGGCGCGCATGAGCCCTGAAGAACTGGTCAAGCTGATTGACTTCCGCTACATCACTGACTGCGTTACGCCAGAGGAGGCGCTGGCCTTGTTGAGAGAGCGTGCTGTGGGGAAAGCAGAGCGCATGGAAACATTGCGACGTGAGGGCTATCCCTGTTACACCACCTCGGCAGGCTGGCTGGGTTATGACGACGACAAGCTGCGCCGCCTGTGCAAAGAGGCTACCGATGCGGGCTTCAACCACATCAAGCTCAAGGTCGGTCGCGACAAGGCGGACGATATCCGTCGCCTGCGCATCGCTCGCGAGGTGCTGGGGCCCGAGCGGCATTTAATGATTGACGCCAACCAGGTGTGGGAGGTGAATCAGGCGGTGGAATGGGTACGTGAGCTGGCCTTTGCCAAGCCATGGTTCATTGAGGAGCCCACCAGCCCGGACGACATTGAGGGGCACCGCGTCATTCGTGAGGGTGTACACCCCGTGAAAGTGGCCACCGGCGAGATGTGTCAGAACCGCATCATCTTCAAGCAGCTGATCATGCGAGGTGCCATCGATGTGGTGCAAATTGATTCCTGCCGATTGGGTGGCGTGAATGAAATTCTGGCGGTCATGTTGATGGCTGCCAAGTACAACTTGCCGGTCTGCCCGCACGCCGGCGGAGTCGGGTTGTGTGAGTATGTGCAGCACCTGTCCATGATTGATTACCTGTGCATTGCCGGTACACGGGAAGGGCGGGTGATCGAGTTTGTGGACCATTTGCATGAGCATTTCCTCGAACCCTGTGTGATCGAGAACGCGGCCTACATGCCACCCAAGGCGCCTGGTTTCTCCATCGAGATGAAGGCGGAGTCACTCCTTCATTACACCTACAAGCCCCGCATGGCGGCAGCATGA
- a CDS encoding amidohydrolase family protein yields MKIDTHQHYWRYRPAEFPWINDAMPDLQRDCMPVDCEDAMRVAGVDGVVAVQARTLVDETDFLLKVADNHPEVLGVVGWADLAAPDLEAHLERWTAHPAMRGIRHILQDEADVNAWLNNPANSKGLRAVQHAGLVYDVLVFDHQMPGVASFCAKHDGHWLVLDHLGKPAIRDWIANPEVPSRWLSSMRSLATLPHVVCKLSGLVTETDWKSGKGISPTDSKIMWTCFDQALEAFGPHRLMFGSDWPVCQLAAPYDVVQGLVQKWAKTRLTMAEQEAFWSGNAIRCYGLNVHSEA; encoded by the coding sequence ATGAAGATCGACACGCATCAGCACTATTGGCGTTACCGGCCTGCGGAGTTCCCTTGGATCAACGACGCCATGCCGGATTTGCAGAGGGACTGCATGCCTGTTGATTGCGAGGATGCAATGCGCGTCGCAGGTGTCGACGGTGTGGTGGCCGTCCAAGCACGCACCCTGGTGGATGAGACCGACTTTTTGCTTAAGGTCGCTGATAACCACCCTGAAGTTTTGGGTGTGGTGGGGTGGGCAGATCTGGCGGCGCCGGATCTTGAGGCACATTTGGAACGCTGGACCGCGCATCCCGCGATGCGTGGCATCCGCCACATCTTGCAGGACGAGGCCGACGTCAATGCCTGGCTCAACAATCCGGCAAATTCGAAGGGTCTGCGGGCTGTGCAACATGCAGGCCTGGTCTATGACGTGCTGGTTTTCGATCATCAGATGCCCGGTGTTGCATCCTTTTGTGCGAAACACGATGGTCATTGGCTGGTGTTGGATCACCTTGGAAAGCCGGCTATCAGGGACTGGATAGCCAACCCCGAAGTCCCTTCACGATGGTTGAGCAGCATGCGCAGTCTCGCTACCCTGCCGCATGTGGTCTGCAAGTTATCAGGGCTCGTCACGGAAACTGATTGGAAGTCCGGTAAGGGCATCAGCCCGACCGACAGCAAGATCATGTGGACCTGTTTTGATCAAGCGCTGGAGGCTTTCGGGCCCCATCGTTTGATGTTCGGTTCTGACTGGCCGGTGTGTCAACTCGCTGCACCTTATGACGTCGTGCAAGGTTTGGTGCAGAAGTGGGCCAAAACCCGGCTCACTATGGCCGAGCAGGAAGCATTCTGGTCGGGCAATGCGATTCGCTGTTACGGTTTGAATGTGCATTCGGAAGCATGA